GCAAAGCACATGAGACCCTACAAGGTTATATTTTCACTCTGAACTGCACTGGGTTCAAGGTGCCATAGCCTTTAGTCTTTAAGAAAACACCGGTGTTTGCAATGTAGCCTACGAGCCTATCAACTGTACCAATACTTTACCTGGTAGGTTTCCGTTACCGATGCAATGGGCGACCTCATTTTTAGGAATCCAACATTAGCCTAAGACATTTTTTCTACTCATTTCTGTTTATTGGTCTTATTTATTCTCATATACATATTGTCCCTCTtaatttctttctctcgctctctctctctgtctgtatgtctgtctctctctcacgcacacacacaaagacgaCTTAGATTGTAAACCTTTACTGTGATTGTGTCCGTGGTTGTGAATAAGTCTAATTGAAAATATCCCACACCATTTGTATGATATCATCAGGATGTTTATTTGGCACCTGTCCCAAACAGCCTTGTCTTGCTTCATTCAAGAACAGACAGTGAATGGAAAGTTAAGGGTAAAGTAAATGCAACTTCGACCCTCTCCTTGAATGCAATAGGAATACCGCGGCGAAGGATGGGCCCTCACTTTCCAATGACCTGCGTTGTCCTCCTCGCCCTCCACGCCACTGTGTCACCAGCCTCCTTCAGTCCCGAGGATTACGCCGCGGACGAGGCGGAGTTAACTGCCAACAGCGACACCATCATTTTCGACGACTACCGGGGGAAGGTTTGCGTGGACGACAGTGGCTTCGTTTACAAACTGGGGGAACGATTCTTCCCGGGACACTCGAACTGCCCGTGCGTTTGCACCGAGGACGGGCCGGTGTGCGACCAGCCAGAGTGCCCCAAGATACACCCGAAGTGCACAAAAGTGGAGCACAATGGATGTTGTCCGGAATGCAAGGAGGTTAAAAACTTTTGTGAATACCGGGGGAAAACTTACAAGATCCTGGAGGAATTTAAGGTAGGGATGTTTTGTGTTTATTGTCTAATTTGCATGGTCTATTGATCAATCGTTTGTAATAATTTAAAATGTTAATTTCAAAATGTGGATGCAATTACATTTGTACCACAATACACATAATCAAGCATATAATTCGTTTTGCTTAATTAGgtaatgagctgagagagaacaaTTGAATGTGATCAAAACAATGCAGCAGTGTTGACTGCATAATTGTTGCAACCCCAACAACCATTCCACTCAAAACATGATTGTAATGTTTGCCCTCTCATAATATAGTAAGTTTAAAGATTTGCATGGCCATGCCAGATGGAGAGGGTCAACTATAACTGGTATTTAGTTTTCCCTCAATGGTCTCTGCTGGTAGGAGAATCAATTTAATCTATTGTGTTTGTAGAATCACAGTGCAAC
The Salvelinus fontinalis isolate EN_2023a chromosome 23, ASM2944872v1, whole genome shotgun sequence genome window above contains:
- the vwc2l gene encoding von Willebrand factor C domain-containing protein 2-like isoform X2 encodes the protein MGPHFPMTCVVLLALHATVSPASFSPEDYAADEAELTANSDTIIFDDYRGKVCVDDSGFVYKLGERFFPGHSNCPCVCTEDGPVCDQPECPKIHPKCTKVEHNGCCPECKEVKNFCEYRGKTYKILEEFKPSPCEWCRCEPNNEVHCVVSDCAVPECVNPVYEPEQCCPICKNGPNCFAGTTIIPAGIEVKVDDCTICRCHNGDWWKPAQCLRRECLNGQTLS